Genomic DNA from Brevinematales bacterium:
TGAATTCTAGTCATAGACTAGTTCTATTTACATTATTAGGTACAGAAGATGGTATAGAATATGTGAAAAATAACACAGGTATTGAAATATGGACTTGTGAAGTATTAACAGAAAAAGATAACCATTATTCTGAGAAATGTAATATATTTTCAAATAAAGAAAGAGAAACATTAATTGCTGTAAATAATAAACTTTATAGTAACCAAAGTGATTATGATAAAGGTTTATTAGTATGTTTTTCTTATTCTGTCCCTAATAATTCAATGCCAATAATTTGGAAAGATGGTTTTGAATACTCCAGTAATGGAGTTTCAGAGAAATGGTTTGCTTTATTTCCACGTAAACTCTATACATGAGCCTTAATATATATAGTATTGTGTAAAGATATTGTTATCACTTGACACTCTAGAGAAATCTATTTCCCAAACCCAAATCCCCTACCCCGATCCATCTCCAATCCGTGATCGTCGTCGTATCCCTTACCCTTTCCACCATATTGTTTCTCAATCGTGTCCGCAAAATCTTTATTCCGGAATATTTCATAGTCCTTTGCGATCTCCTTCCGTTCCTCGATCTGCACCTGATTGCGGAGTTCTACCAGGTTGTCGGTAAAAATCTCGAGCTTCTTCCGCCCGCGCGTGACCGCGACATACGCTGAGTTGAACGACTGCCCACCCGTTTCCAAGCCGGTCTCCATGTTAGCGATCACCCGTTCGGCGGTCATGCCCTGGGACTTGTAGTTAGTCGTCGCGTAACCGTGGTCGATATTCTTGTATTGGTTGAGGCTGAACTCGATCTTCTCGCCGTTTTCCTTACGGATCGAAAGTTCCCTACCCGATACGCCGGTCACCGTGCCGTACTCGCCGTTCTTCACACCCAGCTCACGGTTGTTCTTCAGGAACTGGATACGGTCGCCCTTCGAGAACTCGCGCGGCGCGGTCTGATAAACATTGATCTGCTCGGCCACATCCATCGGGCGGAATCTTTTTTCGATACCCATCGGCGTGCGGATGACTACATGGGTTTCGGTCACATCCATCACGATACCGGTCTCGCCCGTCTTGAAGCCGTTACCGGCTCGGTAGAAATCGACCGCCTGGGTATGCCTGTAATTCTTGATATTCGATCGTTCGGCAAGGGTGAGGTTGATATTCTCCTTGATCTGCGTCGCGACCGCCTGCCCGTCGATATCGAGCTTCCCCGCCTTCTTCAGTTCCTCGCGGATCATCCCGTTGATCTCGGTCTTGACCGCGTTCGTGTTCGTCAGGATCACCGTCTTGTCGGGCTTCTGCATAAACGCATTGACTATCGCCCCTACCCGTTCCTTATGATCTTCGATCTCCCGGATCATTCCGTTCTTTTCGAGCTTCTCGAAGCCGGTCTTCACCTTCTTCGCGGAAAAGTCCTCGACAATTACCCGGTACTTCTCGTCGGTCTGCCGCAGGATTTTCGTCATCGAGACGACCGGCAGGGTCTTCTGGAGCTCGGTAAACACGCGTCCGGCCATGATCGACTGGTGCTGTTTCACGTCGCCGATAAACACGACCCTCGCGTCCGGGTTCTTCTCGATATCCTTAATAATCTCGCTTCCCTGAATCGTCCCGATCATCGAGGCCTCGTCCACAATATAAAGTGCTTTTCCCTTCTGCATCTCCGCGCGGCGGTCGGCGTTCCGGGGGTCGAGATAGGAATGGACGGTCATCGACGGGATCCCCGCCTTTTTCTCCATCACATCGACCGCCTTGCCCTGATAGGCCAGCCCGTGCACCTTGTACCCCGCGCGCTTGGTGTACTCCGCGACCATCTGGAGCATCGTGGTCTTGCCGGAACCGGCATCGCCCTGCACGACAATCACCCCGTCACGGCTCTTCATGATATGCTCGAACGCCTTCCTCTGGTCGTCGTTCAATGTGAGGTTGGTAAACTCATGGCTGTAAAAATCCTTAACGAGCTTCCCGCGCTTCTCCATGAGGGACAGAACAGTCCGGTCGATATACTTCTCGCTTTCGACAAGGGTCTTGGTGGAATATACCTGATCTGCGGACGACCGGTCGAACTGGTGATACCCCAGCCCGACAATCTCCTTTGACTGCTCAAACGCCTCGTTGAGGGCGTCGATACTGTGCCCCTGCGTGAGTTTCAACGCCTCGACCATGACATGATGGCGGGTAAAAACAGTATGGTTTTCCGTGAGGGACTTGATCACGCGATCGACGATCTTATCAGCGGCGGGCGACTTCTCGATCTTGATCTTGCACTCAACCGCGCGACGCATTGCCTCGATGTCGAAGCCTATCGCCCTATTCTGCTCCGCCCAATGCTCCTTCAACCGTTCCATACTGTAATCGATTTTGGCGTCGCGGCTCCCCATGACAGCGGTCTTTTGTAAACTTTTTCTTGAAGCGCTGGGGTATTGTTCCTGAAGTTCTTTTATCTTTGCTTCAATATCTTCCTTTCGCTTCGAGTAGTTGTCGATCACATTCTGAGGGACGCCCCTGATCTCCGCGTACCTGTCGTCTTTCAACCCGACATTGAAACCGGCTTTCCGGAGATTGCGGTAGAGCTCGTTCTCATACGCGGCGATTAGCATGAGTTGGTTCGCCGACTTGAAAAAGAGTTCGTTCGAGATGGCGCGGTATCCGGTGTCGCCGGGGGCTTTCGTAATATTGAATACGACAAGATGGGTATGGAGCTGGGGGTCGAGAGCGCGGGTGGTGTGATGATTGACATGCGCCGCGACCATGGCTCCGCAGTGAACGTTCCGGGTGACGCCGTGCACGGTCACGCGGGCGGCGATCAGGTGTTTTTCGATATATTTCGCGACGGCCATCACCGACTTATTGTGGGCGGCTTCGACCGCCTTTTTCTGCTCTGGGGTGCCGAACGCCCAAACGAGGCTGACCGACTTGTCCGGGCTGAACGTGACGTCTGGTCCCGTCCGGTGCTTGCCGTTCACGCCCTCGCCGACGAGCTTCTCCCCCGACGGCGACTCCCCCTTCGCGAGACGGTTGTACGCTTCCGGCGAGAACTCCCCGAGGCGCAGTCCCTTCTTCAGCCCGCCGATAAATCCGAGCGCCTTGTCTTCCGACCCCTTGATGTGGTAGTTATCCGCTTCCAGTCCCTTCGCCGTAGTGTATGTACCTTTGCTGATGGAGACCATTTATACCCTACCCTTTCTATACTGTCAGGTGATTACCGTATCTGTACATGATTGCACATTCTAAAAATCTTCCCTTTCCTCTTCGATAAGTGCCCTTTGCCTATTTGATTGAAAAGATTCAATCATATTTTTAATCCAATTAAGGACATTTGGATTATTCTCTAAACTTTTATAAGTATTTAATTCATCGATTTTATCTTGATAATGTTGTGACGCATTTCCTACCCAACTTCCAGAAGAACAATTTGCAGCTACTGAACTCATAATTTCATCGCTATTACCAAATTCAACAATAAAATCTCTTAATAAAGTTGGTTTTTCGTTTTTATATAAAATCTTAGGTAAAAAATATGCAATTAATTCCGCACGTTTTATTCTTTCTTTCCCTTGTTCATTTATCCAATTGAATACATTTTGTTTTCCGAAAAGTATGAAAGGTTCCTCATTATCCCTTTCTCTATCAAAAAAACCTCCTGAAAAAATATCAATTAGATGAAGTAAATATGGTTTGAAGGGATAGGCATAACTTATAAATATCTTCCACGCACAATCAGGATCTTTAGTTATCATTATATTTGCTAATTCAACTGCAAAATAATTACTTCTATTAATAAAACCTTGATCAGAGATTATGTTTTCAACAAAGATACTCATTAAATTTTCAATTACTGATCCTTCAATAGAAAGGTATTGTTTTGATAATTCAAGCCATCCATATTCAAGATTATGATTGTAATTTTTTGGTGTTGATGGTAAATATACATTATGAGTCAATATCTTAGTAATTAGATCAAGATGATGTTTTGTAAAAGCGACATCTTTTTTAATAAGATTTTTAGCAATATTTAAACCATGAACTAATTCATTATAGTTTCCCCGATCTAAAAATAATTCTAGAAGTTTTATCACTAAATTATTATCAATATCTTTAATGTTAAATTCGTTGATTACTGAATATGAATCAAAA
This window encodes:
- a CDS encoding relaxase domain-containing protein; the protein is MVSISKGTYTTAKGLEADNYHIKGSEDKALGFIGGLKKGLRLGEFSPEAYNRLAKGESPSGEKLVGEGVNGKHRTGPDVTFSPDKSVSLVWAFGTPEQKKAVEAAHNKSVMAVAKYIEKHLIAARVTVHGVTRNVHCGAMVAAHVNHHTTRALDPQLHTHLVVFNITKAPGDTGYRAISNELFFKSANQLMLIAAYENELYRNLRKAGFNVGLKDDRYAEIRGVPQNVIDNYSKRKEDIEAKIKELQEQYPSASRKSLQKTAVMGSRDAKIDYSMERLKEHWAEQNRAIGFDIEAMRRAVECKIKIEKSPAADKIVDRVIKSLTENHTVFTRHHVMVEALKLTQGHSIDALNEAFEQSKEIVGLGYHQFDRSSADQVYSTKTLVESEKYIDRTVLSLMEKRGKLVKDFYSHEFTNLTLNDDQRKAFEHIMKSRDGVIVVQGDAGSGKTTMLQMVAEYTKRAGYKVHGLAYQGKAVDVMEKKAGIPSMTVHSYLDPRNADRRAEMQKGKALYIVDEASMIGTIQGSEIIKDIEKNPDARVVFIGDVKQHQSIMAGRVFTELQKTLPVVSMTKILRQTDEKYRVIVEDFSAKKVKTGFEKLEKNGMIREIEDHKERVGAIVNAFMQKPDKTVILTNTNAVKTEINGMIREELKKAGKLDIDGQAVATQIKENINLTLAERSNIKNYRHTQAVDFYRAGNGFKTGETGIVMDVTETHVVIRTPMGIEKRFRPMDVAEQINVYQTAPREFSKGDRIQFLKNNRELGVKNGEYGTVTGVSGRELSIRKENGEKIEFSLNQYKNIDHGYATTNYKSQGMTAERVIANMETGLETGGQSFNSAYVAVTRGRKKLEIFTDNLVELRNQVQIEERKEIAKDYEIFRNKDFADTIEKQYGGKGKGYDDDHGLEMDRGRGFGFGK